From the genome of Papaver somniferum cultivar HN1 chromosome 2, ASM357369v1, whole genome shotgun sequence, one region includes:
- the LOC113353015 gene encoding auxin-responsive protein IAA31-like, whose translation MGRPSVSSSSSIDSSSHPNYSVSSSSSASSSKIDLSTDLRLGLSISSSSSRDHEQPNWPPIKRSMRNTLAEKGSNRPTFYVKVYLDGIPIGRKLDLFAHNGYINLIRTLSHMFLTTIIYPGVDRVHSDHEDYHVLTYEDKEGDWMMVGDVPWDMFLTTVKRLKITRSNQC comes from the exons ATGGGAAGACCAagtgtttcatcttcttcatcaattgATAGCAGTAGTCATCCTAATTACTCcgtttcttcatcatcctctgcaTCTTCTTCCAAAATAGATCTTAGCACTGATTTACGTCTTGGCTTAagcatttcatcttcttcatcaag GGATCATGAACAACCCAATTGGCCGCCGATAAAAAGGTCTATGAGAAATACATTAGCAGAGAAAGGAAGCAACAGACCAACTTTCTATGTGAAAGTGTATTTAGATGGGATTCCAATTGGAAGAAAGCTTGATCTGTTTGCTCATAATGGTTATATTAACCTTATAAGGACTCTTTCTCACATGTTCCTAACCACCATTATCT ACCCTGGTGTAGATCGAGTACATTCTGATCATGAAGATTATCACGTATTAACTTACGAAGATAAAGAAGGTGATTGGATGATGGTGGGAGATGTTCCTTGGGA TATGTTCTTAACAACCGTGAAGAGACTGAAGATCACAAGGTCAAACCAATGTTGA